A genomic stretch from Microtus pennsylvanicus isolate mMicPen1 chromosome 11, mMicPen1.hap1, whole genome shotgun sequence includes:
- the LOC142831517 gene encoding ankyrin repeat domain-containing protein 33B-like, whose amino-acid sequence MQDHFEDDALTFRAPQRTRWYTRLWPACLGHGCFGRKRRQFQLYLIGYDPVGHLQRAASVGDVALVQKFINGSEYHINESDRRRRTSLHYACAHNHPNVVAWLVSNDSTDINIQDDEGCTPLIKATQRDNVECVSILLKQGADPHIVDFGGDAALHHAVVQGNITIAGQLLKYKANIDAKTEYGVTPYKLALYGRQHQMAEFLIKNGAEAHLGMKPNRYSFFFLQS is encoded by the exons ATGCAGGACCACTTCGAAGATGATGCCCTGACTTTTAGAGCCCCCCAGCGGACTCGCTGGTACACCCGCCTGTGGCCCGCATGCCTGGGTCATGGGTGCTTTGGCCGGAAAAGGCGGCAATTTCAACTGTACCTAATTGGGTATGACCCTGTGGGGCATCTACAAAGGGCGGCCAGTGTGGGTGATGTGGCATTAGTTCAAAAATTCATCAATGGCAGCGAATACCACATAAATGAATCCGACAGGAGACGAAG GACATCACTCCATTATGCATGTGCCCATAATCATCCCAACGTGGTAGCATGGTTAGTCTCCAATGACTCTACGGACATCAATATTCAGGATGACGAAGGCTGCACGCCGTTAATTAAG GCGACCCAGAGAGACAACGTGGAGTGTGTCTCCATACTACTCAAGCAGGGTGCCGATCCCCACATCGTAGATTTCGGTGGGGATGCAGCTCTACACCATGCAGTTGTCCAAGGAAATATCACCATTGCTGGACAACTGCTCAAATATAAGGCAAATATTGATGCCAAAACAGAG tatGGGGTGACCCCGTATAAACTCGCACTATACGGAAGGCAACACCAAATGGCCGAGTTTTTAATAAAGAACGGGGCAGAGGCACATTTGGGGATGAAGCCAAATAGgtacagtttcttctttttacaatCTTAG